GGACGCGTACCTGCGCTCGTACTTCGACCGGCACGCCTTCCAGCCGATGACCACGGAAGGGTTCCTGGCAGACGTGCGCGCCAACCTGATCCGCGGCGACGCGGCGCTGGAGCAGCGGCTGCAATTGGACCGGTGGGCGTACCAGCCCGGCGTGCCGGAGAACGCCGTCGTCCCGCAGTCCACCGCCTTCGCGCGGGTGGAGGAGCAGGCACAGGCGTTCGCGGACGGCACGCGGGCGTCCGCGCTGCAGACGGCCAACTGGAGCACGCAGGAGTGGCAGCACTTCCTGGGCGCTCTCCCGCCGCGGATGACGCCGGCGCAGCTCGCCGACCTGGACCGCGCGTTCAAGCTCTCGGAGCAGGGGAACAGCGAGATCCTGTTCGCCTGGCTGCAGATCGCGGTGCGGCACCGGTACCAGCCCGCGCTCCCCGCGCTGGAGCGGTTCCTCACCTCGCAGGGGCGGCGGAAGTTCGTGCGCCCGCTCTTCGCCGCGCTGATGGAGCAGGGGGAGTGGGGCCGCGCGCACGCGCTGCGCATCTACCGCATCGCGCGCCCCGGCTACCACCCCGTCACCTCCGGCTCGGTGGACGCGATCGTGAAGTGAAGCCGTAGGGGAGAGCTGCGTCGGTGCACCTCTCGACGGAGACGGAGATCACGGAGAAGCAATGGCTCCGTGATCTCCGTGTTTCGGGGGAGAACTCTCTTTTTGTCTTAAAAGATTGCAAGTTGTCACGAATCATCCGGTGAGGTGTGGAACTTGCCCGACCCGGCCAGCGTTCCCCGGAGACAAACTTCTACATGTAAAGCCTCTAAATGGGCTTAATCCTTGCCACCGGGTCGGGCGAGAACGGACGCGCGGAATGGGTCCGCGCGGTCCGCTTCTCTCACCACACCCGGGAGAAACCCATGAAGAAGCTCCGCCTGGACCTGACGGACGTGAACGTGGTCAGCTTCGAAGTTCCGGCCGAGACGCCGAACGTCGGCACCGTGCGCGCGAACGAAGACACCGAGGGCGTATCGTACTGCGGCCCGTCGTGCGCCTGGACGTGCGCCGGCGGCGGCCCCAGCAAGTGCGATCCCTTCACCGATACCAGCGCGGCCTGCTGAGACGGGACGGCTGAAGGAGGCCGAAAGCGGCGGGCGAACCCGGTTCGCCCGCCGCTTCGATGTTCCGCGTGCGCTCCGGGGGTGGAAATCTCCCCCTCGTCCGCCTTACTTTCCCCGTTTCCGTTCCGTCGGCTGCTAGATCCGAGCTTTCCGGAAGATACAGAGCATGGCAGATCAGGTCCGCGTCCGCTTCGCGCCCAGCCCCACGGGATACCTGCACGTGGGCGGCGCCCGCACGGCGCTGTACAACTGGCTGTACGCCCGCAAGACCGGCGGAGTGTTCGTGCTGCGCATCGAGGACACCGACCGCGAGCGCAGCACCGACGAGAGCACGCGCACCATCCTGGACGGGATGACGTGGCTGGGCCTCGGCTGGGACGAGGGCCCCACCCACCAGGCCGACGGCCTCGCGCGCCACCGCGCCGACGCCGAGCGCCTGCTGCGCGACGGAAAGGCCTACCGCTGCTTCTGCACCCCCGAAGAGCTGGCCGCCAGGCGCGAGGCGATGGGGAAGGAGTACCGCTACGACCGCGCCTGCATGGCCGTCGCGGCGGACGAGAGCGCCGACCGCGCGGCCGCCGGGGTGCCGTTCACCGTGCGCTTCCGCGTTCCCGGGGGGACCACCGAGTGGGACGACGTGGTGCACGGCGTCACGACCTTCGACAACGCCAGCATCGAGGACTTCGTCATCCTGCGCAGCGACGGCACGCCCATCTACAACATGGCCGTGGTGTCGGACGACATCGACATGCGCATCACCCACGTGGTGCGCGGCGACGACCACATCGCCAACACCCCCAAGCAGATCCTGCTCTACCAGGCGCTCGGCGCCCCGGTCCCCGTCTTCGGCCACCTCCCCATGATCCTGGGCGAGGACGGGCGCAAGCTCAGCAAGCGCCACGGCGCCACGGCGGTGGGCGACTACGCGCAGATGGGCATCCTCCCCGAGGCGCTCTTCAACTTCCTGGCGCTGCTGGGCTGGAACCCCGGCGACGAGCGCGAGGTGATGGAGAAGGACGAGCTGGTGGAGGCCTTCTCGCTGGAGCGCATCAACAAGAAGGCGGCGGTGTTCGACACCGAGAAGCTGCTGTGGATGAACGGCCAGTACCTGGCCCGGAAAAGCGCCGAGGAGCTGCTCCCCCTGGTCGCGCCGCGGCTGGTGGAGGACGGGCTGGTGACGCAGGCGCAGGTGGACGCGCGGCCGGAGTGGCTGCTGGCGCTGGTCGACGCGCTGAAGGTGCGCTCGCGCTCCACGCTCGAGATCGCCCCGCAGGCGCGGCCGCTGATCGGCGAGACGGTGGAATACGACGAGGCGGCGGTGGCGAAGCACTGGAAGGACCCCGCCACGGCGGAGCGGCTCGAAGCCGTTCGTAACGTTCTTGGCCACCTCCAGCCCTGGACGCCGGAGGCGATCGAGCCGGCGCTGCGCGAGGCGGCGGAAAACGCGGGGGTGGGGTTCGGCAAGGTGGCCCAGCCGCTGCGCGTGGCCCTTACCGGGAGCGCCGCCAGCCCGGGGATCGATCAGGTTCTGTGGGTGATGGGGCGCGAGCGGGCGCTGGGCCGGATCGATTCCGCGCTTCGGCGCATCGGGAGCGGGGCGGCCCCGGAATAGAAACTGTTGACAACGTTTGTACCCGCTCCTAAGTTGCGATGTGGAGCCGGGTAGCGCGGAAACGGACCGCGCGGGCTCCCATGCAGTTCCGCGGGCGCATCCGCGAAATGGGGACGGTGAAGCGGGAAAGGGGGATGCGCAGTACGGCTGTGTGTCTCCCTTCGTGCTTTCCGTCCTCTCCTCTCTGGCACATCCGCGGCCGGGTTGTTTCCACCGGTCCCGCGACTCGCACGGATAAACGACGGTCCAAAGGAGGCAGCCATGCCCGAGCCGTTGACCAAGATCGAGCGCAGGATTTACAACTACCTGGTCGACTACCTCAAGGAAAACACGTACCAGCCCAGCATTCGCGAGATCGGGAAGCGCTTCGGCATCAAGTCGACGAAGACCGTCTCCGAGCACCTGCAGGCGCTGGCCGACAAGGGGCACATCGAGCGCGACGCCAGCCGTTCGCGCGGGGTGCGCATCGTGGGGATGAACCTGTTCCCCGCCGTGCTCTCGGTGCCGCTGTACGGCAAGATCGCGGCGGGCACGCCGGCGCTGATGCGCGACAACGTGCGCGACTCGTTCGAGCTGGACCGCAAGCTGGTGACCAGCGCCGACGGCTTCCTGCTGGAGGTGAAGGGCGACAGCATGATCCACGCGGGGATCGACGACGGCGACCTGGTGGTGGTGGAGCCGGTGGCCGACGACGAGGTGCGCAACGGCGAGATCGTGGCCGCGCGCATCGACGGCGAGAGTGCCATCAAGCGCTACTTCGCCAACGACGGCAAGATCATCCTGGAGCCGGCCAACCCCGACTATCCGCCCATCCTGGTGCACGAGCACGACGACTTCACCGTGCTGGGCCGGGTGACGGGGCTCTTCCGGAAGTTCGCCCGCGAGGCGGCGCTCACCCACGCGTGACCGCCTGTCCGCACCGCGAAAATCGCCCCCTCTCCCGGTCAGCGGGAGAGGGGGCTTCGTGTTGCCGGGAAAGTACGAAAGTACGAGAGTACGAACGGAAGTGCGTGAGTGCGGAAGTGCGGGAGTGCGCTGGTGATGGGTCTCGACGCACCTCTCGGCTGACGATCCAGGTCCGGCTTTGAACGCGACGGCATGATGGAAGAGCAGGGGAGCACCGCCGCGCTGGCGGACGACGAGCGGTGGATGCGGCTGGCGCTGGATGAGGCCCGCGCGGCCGAGGCGCTGGGCGAGGTGCCCGTCGGCGCCGTGATCGTGCGCGCCGGCGAGCTGGTGGCGGCGGGGCACAACCTGACGCACACGCTGCAGGACCCCAGCGCGCATGCGGAGATGGTGGCCATCCGCCGCGCCGCGCAGGCCATCGGGCACTGGCGCCTGCTGGACTGCACGCTCTACGTGACGCTGGAGCCGTGCGCCATGTGCTCGGGTGTCATCGTCCTCGCCCGCATCCCGCGCCTGGTCTACGCCGCGCCCGACCCCAAGGCGGGGATGAGCGGCTCGCTGCAGAACCTGGTGCAGTATCCCCGCCTGAACCACCGCGTGGACCTCGTCACCGGCGTGCTGGAGCAGGAGGCCGGCGACGTCCTGCGCGCCTTCTTCCGCGCCCGCCGCAAACCTCCCCGCACGGACCAGCAGGAGCCGGTGGAGTAGCGGGACAGACGCGAATCGATCGCCATCCCCCTCCGTTTCCTCCGTTTGACCGCTGCCAGCCGTCCCGGCAACCGCCCGCTCCGCGTCCAAGTAGCGCTTCTGCCGCCACTTCCGCCACCCGGCCCAACCCGGCACCCTGCCGGGGTGGGATAGGTGTGGGACAGGTTCATGCGGCTTTCTTTTGGTCCGCCTCCGTAAGACTCTCCTGAAAGACGGTGCGAAACGCTTCCTGGGCGCGCTCGGCTTGAGCGCGGCCTTCCGGGGGTTGCGCGTTCTTGATAGGCGATCGACGTTTTCACCACAGCAACTTCGGACTCGCAACCCGCCGCGCCCCGCCTCACTCTACTCGCACCGAACCCGATGACCATCCGCACTACCTCGATCCTGCTCGCCGCGTCCCTCGTCGCCCTCGCCACCGCATGCGCGTCCGCCGCGGGCAAGGCCGCTTACGCCCCAGAGCCGGTGCGCGGCTGCAGGTACACCGGGCCCGTCTCCGGGCACAAGCTGGTCTCGCGCTTCAGCGACACCACGGCAACGGCGGGCACGGCCAAGGAGGCGCTGGACACGGCCGCCGCGGTGCTCCGCCGCGAGGGCTACACCGTCGCGGAGCGCGCGCCCGGCGAGGCCGTGGTCACCCAAGCGGCCCCGGCCGGCCGGGCGCGCCCGCTGGGGGTGCGCGTGGACGCGATCGGCGCGCAGCAGATCGCTTTCTGTGCGCTGTGGGGCCTCCGCTTCGCCGCGTTGGAGGACCTCCAGCCGGAAGGGCCGACCGACCCGGCCCCCCGGGAGGCGGTGGCGCTGTACGGGCGCATCCGTGAGGCCGTGCTCGCGCGCAGGTGACGGAGGGAGGTCGGCACGAAATCCCTCCCCTCGCGAGCGGGTAAGAGCTTCGCACTATCGGTCGGGTGCGTCAGGTTGCGGGTGCTGCCTGAGCATCCATGCGGATTGCATCCACCCGCGCACGACGAAGATCAACCGTCCTGGCGATTGGCAAGATGGGTGACCGAGGTACCAGCCCTGGCATCTTCGACACCGTGGCAGGATTACAAAGGGTTTCCGGCTTCCTTGCGGATTCCTCGGTTCCCTCCGTGTGATATGATGACGCTGGAGATCGACCGGCGGCCGGGGCGGGTGGAAGGCTTGTCCATCACCTGCCACAACCTGGGCCTGGTGCACAAGCGCCGCGGCGATCTGGACGGCGCCGAGCGCATGTTCCGCGGCTCGCTCGAGGCCGCCGAGCAGCTGGGCGTCGCATCGTTGATCGAGCGCGCGAGCGCCGCGCTCGCGGTCCTGCGCGAGCCGAAGCCGTCTCGCGCGGACCAGCCCCCCGGCCCCCTCGCCGCGGGGACGCCCGCGCCGCCGAAACGCACTCCCGCACTTCCGCACTCCCGCACTCCCGCACTTCGTTGACACCCCCACCCGGAACGGGCTAGCTTTCCCGCATCCCGGACACACCCCCGCGCCGCACCCGCTCCCGCGTACATGCCCGAACCGCAGCGACGCCCCATCATGGACGCCCAGGCCGTGGAGGGCGCCCTCGGCCGCATGGCGGACGACGTGGTCCGGCTGGCGGGCGACGCGCGCGATCTGGTGCTGGTGGGCATCCACCGGCGCGGCGTGCAGCTGGCCGGCCGCCTCTCGGACATCATCGAGGACCGCCACGGCGCCGGCGTGGCCACGGGCTCGCTGGACATCACCCTCTACCGCGACGACCTGATGGTGGTGGGCCCGCGCCCGGTGGTCGGGCAGACGCGGCTCCCGGCCGGCGGCATCGACGATCGGATGATCTGCGTGGTGGACGACGTGCTGTACACGGGGCGCACCGTGCGCGCGGCGCTCGACGAGCTGGC
The DNA window shown above is from Longimicrobium sp. and carries:
- a CDS encoding leukotriene A4 hydrolase C-terminal domain-containing protein; the protein is SVLDRAAHEFADLERMLAAAEALYGPYRWGRYDILVMPPSFPFGGMENPRLTFATPTILAGDRSLVSLIAHELAHSWSGNLVTNATWNDFWLNEGFTTYFENRIMEALYGPERAAMLASLGWQDLQQAVKDAGGPAAPDTRLHLDLAGRDPDEGTNDIAYEKGAAFLRTIEAAVGRARWDAYLRSYFDRHAFQPMTTEGFLADVRANLIRGDAALEQRLQLDRWAYQPGVPENAVVPQSTAFARVEEQAQAFADGTRASALQTANWSTQEWQHFLGALPPRMTPAQLADLDRAFKLSEQGNSEILFAWLQIAVRHRYQPALPALERFLTSQGRRKFVRPLFAALMEQGEWGRAHALRIYRIARPGYHPVTSGSVDAIVK
- the gltX gene encoding glutamate--tRNA ligase; protein product: MADQVRVRFAPSPTGYLHVGGARTALYNWLYARKTGGVFVLRIEDTDRERSTDESTRTILDGMTWLGLGWDEGPTHQADGLARHRADAERLLRDGKAYRCFCTPEELAARREAMGKEYRYDRACMAVAADESADRAAAGVPFTVRFRVPGGTTEWDDVVHGVTTFDNASIEDFVILRSDGTPIYNMAVVSDDIDMRITHVVRGDDHIANTPKQILLYQALGAPVPVFGHLPMILGEDGRKLSKRHGATAVGDYAQMGILPEALFNFLALLGWNPGDEREVMEKDELVEAFSLERINKKAAVFDTEKLLWMNGQYLARKSAEELLPLVAPRLVEDGLVTQAQVDARPEWLLALVDALKVRSRSTLEIAPQARPLIGETVEYDEAAVAKHWKDPATAERLEAVRNVLGHLQPWTPEAIEPALREAAENAGVGFGKVAQPLRVALTGSAASPGIDQVLWVMGRERALGRIDSALRRIGSGAAPE
- the lexA gene encoding transcriptional repressor LexA, yielding MPEPLTKIERRIYNYLVDYLKENTYQPSIREIGKRFGIKSTKTVSEHLQALADKGHIERDASRSRGVRIVGMNLFPAVLSVPLYGKIAAGTPALMRDNVRDSFELDRKLVTSADGFLLEVKGDSMIHAGIDDGDLVVVEPVADDEVRNGEIVAARIDGESAIKRYFANDGKIILEPANPDYPPILVHEHDDFTVLGRVTGLFRKFAREAALTHA
- the tadA gene encoding tRNA adenosine(34) deaminase TadA; translated protein: MADDERWMRLALDEARAAEALGEVPVGAVIVRAGELVAAGHNLTHTLQDPSAHAEMVAIRRAAQAIGHWRLLDCTLYVTLEPCAMCSGVIVLARIPRLVYAAPDPKAGMSGSLQNLVQYPRLNHRVDLVTGVLEQEAGDVLRAFFRARRKPPRTDQQEPVE
- a CDS encoding tetratricopeptide repeat protein, giving the protein MTLEIDRRPGRVEGLSITCHNLGLVHKRRGDLDGAERMFRGSLEAAEQLGVASLIERASAALAVLREPKPSRADQPPGPLAAGTPAPPKRTPALPHSRTPALR
- the pyrR gene encoding bifunctional pyr operon transcriptional regulator/uracil phosphoribosyltransferase PyrR, with the protein product MPEPQRRPIMDAQAVEGALGRMADDVVRLAGDARDLVLVGIHRRGVQLAGRLSDIIEDRHGAGVATGSLDITLYRDDLMVVGPRPVVGQTRLPAGGIDDRMICVVDDVLYTGRTVRAALDELADFGRPKRTLLAVLIDRGGRELPIQADVVGERVEVPEGGRVEVMVPEIDGTLGVDLVEAGA